A genomic window from Nosocomiicoccus massiliensis includes:
- a CDS encoding chromate transporter has protein sequence MNKDKRSSVKALLEILFVSTRLGLTSFGGPTAHLGYFHEEYVRRRKWMDEKSYADLVALSQFLPGPASSQVGIGIGVMRGGVLGGIVSFIGFTLPSVLLLILFALFLTEFDVANAGWIHGLKIVAVAVVLHAIIGMAKSLTPDLNRKALALFALIITLLWPAAFTQVGVIIIAGVIGFLIYKNHNKDEALSTSFPISKRFSATCLILFFVLLVLLPVIRETTGSYWIAMFDSFYRSGALVFGGGHVVLPLLEQEFVPTGWLSEAEFLAGYGATQAVPGPLFTFAAYIGAVMNGWLGGLIATIAIFLPAFLLILGTLPFWNQLRNNPNIKGAVMGVNAAVVGILISALYHPIWTSSILKPIDFALGAILFSMLTYWKLPPWVVVLTGAFGGIVIHLL, from the coding sequence ATGAATAAAGATAAACGTAGTAGTGTGAAGGCACTTTTAGAAATTTTGTTCGTATCTACGCGTCTCGGTTTAACTTCATTTGGTGGGCCGACTGCACATCTCGGTTATTTTCACGAAGAGTATGTCCGTAGAAGAAAATGGATGGACGAAAAGAGCTACGCGGATTTAGTTGCATTATCTCAGTTTTTACCAGGTCCTGCGAGTAGTCAGGTTGGAATTGGTATCGGTGTGATGCGTGGAGGTGTTCTCGGTGGAATCGTATCTTTTATTGGGTTTACACTCCCGTCCGTACTTTTACTGATTTTATTCGCTTTATTTTTAACAGAGTTTGACGTTGCAAACGCAGGATGGATTCACGGATTAAAAATTGTAGCAGTTGCAGTCGTTTTACATGCAATTATCGGTATGGCAAAAAGTTTAACACCAGACTTAAATCGAAAAGCACTCGCTTTATTTGCGTTAATTATTACACTGCTTTGGCCGGCTGCTTTTACGCAAGTCGGTGTGATTATAATTGCTGGTGTAATCGGGTTTTTAATTTATAAAAACCATAACAAAGATGAAGCACTAAGCACCAGTTTCCCAATTAGTAAAAGATTTTCAGCGACTTGTCTTATTCTGTTTTTCGTATTGCTCGTATTGCTACCGGTTATAAGAGAAACGACCGGATCATACTGGATTGCGATGTTCGATAGCTTTTACCGGTCAGGCGCATTAGTGTTCGGTGGTGGGCACGTCGTGTTACCGCTATTAGAACAAGAATTTGTTCCAACAGGATGGTTAAGTGAAGCGGAATTTTTAGCAGGTTACGGTGCCACTCAAGCAGTTCCTGGTCCCTTATTTACTTTTGCTGCGTATATCGGTGCAGTAATGAATGGATGGCTAGGCGGACTCATCGCAACGATTGCGATTTTCCTACCTGCATTTCTACTCATCCTTGGCACGTTACCGTTTTGGAATCAATTACGAAATAACCCGAACATTAAAGGCGCAGTCATGGGTGTGAATGCCGCGGTTGTCGGGATTTTAATTTCTGCGTTATATCATCCGATTTGGACGAGTTCGATTTTAAAACCAATTGACTTTGCATTAGGCGCAATATTATTTAGTATGCTTACATACTGGAAATTACCACCATGGGTCGTCGTGTTGACTGGAGCATTCGGAGGTATAGTTATTCATCTTCTATGA
- a CDS encoding DUF2089 family protein: MERDNIPNWILSLEQEDLEFIKKFMLLSGSLKEVAKMYGVSYPTVRIKLDRLIEKIKLHDEIENEDFISFIKQLSIDDRIELEEAKLIIEKYKKERKNS; this comes from the coding sequence GTGGAAAGAGATAACATACCAAATTGGATTTTATCGTTAGAGCAAGAAGACTTGGAGTTTATAAAAAAGTTTATGTTGCTCTCGGGCTCTTTGAAAGAAGTCGCTAAAATGTATGGTGTATCATATCCGACAGTTCGCATTAAGCTAGACCGTTTAATTGAAAAAATTAAATTGCACGATGAAATTGAAAATGAAGATTTCATCAGTTTTATTAAACAGTTGTCAATTGATGATCGAATTGAATTAGAAGAAGCAAAGTTAATTATTGAAAAGTATAAAAAAGAAAGGAAGAATTCATAG
- a CDS encoding helix-turn-helix domain-containing protein, whose product MNLKDYIGETNFYDKKERLEVKRPKSWLKSVSSFANGKGGKLIFGVQEDNTVLGLEDYKMDSETISEIIKNKMEPNPEFDMEIIEIENKFILILSISSGKNTPYFVVDNGSRIAYKRIGNQSVPANNLDLFNLTLEGEHLSYDLLRTSKKLEDVTFHDLSLEYKNRTRTEFHSTDLKSFGLVNDDNTITNAGLLFADGYQVYQSRVFCTRWNGLTKANGRIDAIDDVEFEGNLIYLLKASLDFVKRNIKKMWIKGPTFREEYPEYPERAIQEALVNALIHRDYLVTGSEVHISIYDNRVEIFSPGGMCDGTFVQDLNPLNISSTRRNPIIADVFARLGLMERRGSGLRKIIESYKIAGNYDERLHPEFTSTETSFTTILWNMNYNNENVTQNVTQNVTQNVTQNVTQNNQRKLKPNDRRKSILEILKNNPKVTALDLSIQFKVTERTIKRDLKILTDKEIIKYVGSAKDGHWKLINE is encoded by the coding sequence TTGAACCTAAAGGATTACATTGGTGAGACCAATTTCTATGATAAAAAAGAAAGGTTAGAAGTAAAAAGGCCTAAATCATGGCTAAAATCTGTATCTTCTTTTGCAAATGGAAAAGGTGGTAAGTTAATATTTGGAGTTCAAGAGGATAATACAGTTCTTGGTCTCGAGGATTACAAAATGGATTCAGAAACTATTAGTGAGATCATAAAAAATAAGATGGAGCCAAATCCAGAATTTGATATGGAAATAATCGAAATTGAAAACAAGTTTATATTAATTTTAAGTATTTCATCAGGGAAAAACACACCTTACTTCGTAGTTGATAATGGCTCAAGAATAGCTTATAAAAGAATAGGTAATCAGAGCGTTCCAGCGAATAACTTAGATTTATTTAACCTAACACTAGAAGGAGAACACCTTAGCTATGATTTACTTAGGACAAGTAAGAAATTAGAAGATGTTACGTTTCATGATTTAAGTTTAGAATACAAAAATAGGACGAGAACAGAATTTCATAGTACAGATTTAAAATCGTTTGGACTTGTTAATGATGATAACACTATAACAAATGCAGGATTGTTGTTTGCAGATGGTTATCAAGTTTATCAATCTAGAGTGTTTTGTACAAGGTGGAATGGTTTAACAAAAGCCAACGGTAGAATAGATGCTATAGATGATGTTGAGTTTGAAGGAAACTTAATATATCTCTTAAAAGCAAGTTTAGACTTTGTAAAAAGAAATATCAAAAAAATGTGGATAAAAGGACCTACTTTTAGAGAAGAATATCCAGAGTATCCCGAAAGAGCGATACAAGAAGCACTTGTAAATGCTTTGATTCATAGAGATTATTTAGTAACAGGAAGCGAAGTACACATAAGCATCTATGATAATAGAGTGGAAATATTTTCACCGGGTGGAATGTGTGATGGTACTTTTGTTCAAGATCTTAATCCTTTAAACATTTCTTCGACAAGAAGGAATCCAATTATAGCGGATGTATTTGCAAGACTAGGTCTAATGGAAAGACGTGGATCAGGTCTTAGAAAAATAATTGAATCTTATAAAATAGCGGGAAATTATGACGAAAGACTTCATCCAGAATTTACATCTACAGAAACATCTTTTACAACCATACTTTGGAATATGAATTACAATAATGAGAATGTCACCCAAAATGTCACCCAAAATGTCACCCAAAATGTCACCCAAAATGTCACCCAAAACAATCAACGAAAATTAAAACCAAATGATAGGCGTAAAAGTATTTTAGAAATATTAAAAAACAATCCAAAAGTAACTGCTTTAGATTTGTCGATTCAATTTAAAGTGACAGAAAGAACAATAAAAAGAGATTTGAAGATTCTAACGGATAAAGAAATAATAAAGTATGTTGGCAGTGCTAAGGATGGACACTGGAAGTTAATAAATGAATAA
- a CDS encoding methylated-DNA--[protein]-cysteine S-methyltransferase — MKKINNIKKNTGLDYAVYEFPFGLLKIGYKKSVLTMVKKIDETSDYGRKTEFTERVYREIMEYLNGERISFDITYNLEGTDFQKRVWNELARIPYGETRTYKEIATRVGNVNASRAVGMANNKNPLMIIVPCHRVVGTNGRLIGYAGGIEMKKELLDMEEKVIMEVVRKH, encoded by the coding sequence TTGAAAAAAATAAATAATATTAAAAAGAATACAGGGTTAGATTATGCTGTATATGAATTTCCATTTGGCTTATTAAAAATAGGCTATAAGAAAAGTGTTCTAACAATGGTGAAGAAGATTGATGAAACAAGCGATTACGGCAGAAAGACAGAGTTTACTGAACGTGTATACCGTGAAATTATGGAATATTTGAATGGTGAACGAATATCTTTTGATATTACTTATAATCTTGAGGGAACGGATTTTCAAAAGAGAGTTTGGAACGAACTCGCGCGTATACCTTACGGTGAAACACGTACATACAAAGAAATTGCAACTAGAGTAGGTAATGTGAATGCAAGTCGTGCTGTAGGAATGGCTAATAATAAAAATCCACTCATGATAATCGTTCCGTGCCATAGAGTTGTTGGAACAAATGGAAGACTCATCGGTTATGCAGGTGGAATCGAAATGAAAAAAGAACTGCTAGATATGGAAGAGAAGGTTATAATGGAAGTCGTAAGGAAACATTAA
- a CDS encoding gamma-glutamylcyclotransferase family protein: MMTKYYIAYGSNLHLEQMAKRCPTAKVVGKSEIKDHTLTFRGTDNRSFATVEPCKGESVPILVWQITPNDEKELDIYEEYPDLYRKEVMEVIVDNQPVNAMVYIMNEGRPLNLPSKEYYLTILEGYNSAGFDVEYLNIAMENSVEKNK; this comes from the coding sequence ATGATGACTAAATATTATATTGCATATGGTTCCAATTTACACCTTGAACAAATGGCGAAAAGATGTCCAACTGCTAAAGTGGTTGGTAAGAGTGAAATTAAAGATCACACACTTACTTTTAGAGGGACAGATAACCGATCTTTTGCAACAGTTGAACCGTGCAAGGGTGAAAGTGTTCCGATTCTCGTGTGGCAGATTACACCGAATGACGAAAAGGAACTTGATATTTATGAAGAGTACCCAGATTTATATAGAAAAGAAGTAATGGAAGTTATTGTTGATAATCAACCAGTAAACGCGATGGTCTATATTATGAACGAAGGCAGACCACTAAATCTGCCGAGTAAAGAGTACTACTTAACAATTCTAGAAGGGTACAATAGTGCAGGGTTTGATGTTGAATATTTAAATATTGCAATGGAAAACTCAGTTGAAAAAAATAAATAA
- a CDS encoding PH domain-containing protein — protein sequence MNFKSKKDIWLAVSIWGVIILMFFMMITERNIVVYIVGILNNALLLWLWFGTSYKIDDENLIVKNGPFKSTIDIKSIKKLRATKTLLAGPALSIDRIEIQYKRYDSVIVSPKEKNKFIESLLSKNKSIKVDDKLYPDN from the coding sequence TTGAACTTTAAATCTAAAAAAGATATTTGGCTTGCTGTGTCCATTTGGGGAGTAATTATTTTAATGTTTTTTATGATGATAACTGAGCGAAATATAGTGGTATATATTGTCGGAATATTAAACAATGCACTACTATTATGGCTATGGTTTGGTACAAGTTATAAAATTGACGATGAGAATCTTATAGTTAAAAACGGACCTTTTAAAAGTACGATAGATATTAAAAGTATTAAAAAATTACGAGCTACAAAAACATTATTAGCAGGACCAGCATTATCTATCGATAGAATAGAGATTCAGTATAAGAGATATGATTCCGTAATTGTATCTCCTAAAGAAAAGAACAAGTTTATTGAGTCTTTATTAAGCAAAAATAAATCAATTAAAGTTGATGATAAACTTTATCCAGATAATTAA
- a CDS encoding protein kinase → MLEELIKNWKLYCKEENFVGLGSTRKVYRVSDYVIKVNLHPIGYHQSKNEFEIYTTMAYKYLDPLLAQTYYYDELISIQKYYAPLELIDNQSYEINLENHSHLIPDSFEKVLNELDKNFDCFDLRDSSNYGLDNEGKLVFIDYGMTKSLYESKWVPLAEEGILPQIYFDICNSCRVEKELRMYGDNDKDKRCYECGKE, encoded by the coding sequence ATGCTTGAGGAATTAATTAAAAATTGGAAGTTGTACTGTAAAGAGGAAAATTTTGTGGGGTTAGGCTCTACAAGAAAAGTTTATAGAGTTTCAGACTATGTAATAAAAGTCAATTTACATCCAATTGGATATCATCAATCAAAAAATGAATTTGAAATTTACACTACAATGGCTTATAAATATTTAGATCCTTTACTCGCTCAGACATATTACTACGATGAACTTATTTCTATACAAAAATACTACGCTCCCTTAGAACTTATAGATAATCAATCGTATGAAATAAACCTTGAGAATCACTCGCATTTAATACCTGATTCATTTGAAAAAGTTTTAAATGAGCTGGATAAAAACTTCGATTGCTTTGATTTGAGAGACAGTAGCAACTATGGGTTAGATAATGAAGGTAAGCTCGTTTTTATTGATTATGGTATGACAAAATCTTTGTATGAATCGAAATGGGTACCACTAGCTGAAGAAGGTATACTTCCACAAATATACTTTGATATTTGTAACAGCTGTCGAGTAGAGAAAGAGCTACGTATGTATGGAGATAATGATAAAGATAAACGTTGCTATGAATGTGGAAAGGAATAA
- a CDS encoding alpha/beta hydrolase: MRKLKKRTELFIVIIPLVLIVSAFCIFSIFIYNQNINQRFESYPPLMLKVSDFEGLNSKQYEFPSDKGQILTGSLYSVGDDQKGIIVLSHGFGDGGHNFYLEYINYFAQNGYYVFAYDATGTDDSEGDGVGGFPQGAIDLDYAISFVKESGNFPDLPIGLFGHSLGAYNVYSVLTYHPEVEAVIACCGANKSSDYFEAVGKQEAGSFIYTMMPFVKIHEWMKFGKYATNTSMDGFESSDAAILLAHSEDDEMIPIQYGYDLFHEKYNDNSRFTFLHFEDRGHDHFFDDPNNTYKDELDEAIKEWTDSLDYNYEKEENEQRFEKDKAGFIEENLDRERWSNRIDTELFEQFVEFYDANLSAK; encoded by the coding sequence ATGAGAAAATTAAAGAAAAGAACTGAGCTATTTATTGTCATCATTCCGCTTGTGTTAATAGTAAGTGCTTTTTGTATTTTTTCAATATTCATATACAATCAGAACATCAATCAGCGATTTGAAAGTTATCCACCACTTATGCTAAAAGTTTCAGACTTTGAAGGCTTGAATTCTAAACAGTATGAATTTCCATCTGATAAGGGACAAATACTAACAGGATCACTGTATAGTGTAGGGGACGACCAAAAAGGAATTATTGTATTATCACATGGTTTTGGCGATGGAGGACATAATTTTTATTTAGAATATATTAATTATTTTGCACAAAATGGATACTATGTATTTGCCTATGATGCGACGGGTACTGATGATAGTGAGGGAGACGGAGTAGGTGGGTTTCCTCAAGGCGCAATTGACCTAGACTATGCGATATCATTTGTTAAAGAAAGTGGGAACTTCCCGGATTTACCAATAGGACTGTTTGGACATAGCTTAGGTGCTTATAATGTTTATAGTGTACTTACATATCACCCTGAAGTAGAAGCGGTTATTGCTTGCTGTGGTGCTAATAAATCTTCAGATTATTTTGAGGCAGTAGGAAAACAAGAAGCGGGTAGTTTTATTTATACAATGATGCCTTTTGTAAAAATTCATGAATGGATGAAGTTTGGTAAATATGCGACTAACACATCGATGGATGGATTTGAGTCGAGTGATGCAGCTATTTTACTTGCCCATAGTGAAGATGATGAAATGATTCCTATACAATACGGCTACGATTTATTTCATGAAAAATATAACGATAACTCGAGATTTACCTTCCTTCACTTTGAAGATAGAGGACATGATCATTTCTTTGATGATCCGAACAACACATATAAAGACGAGTTAGATGAAGCAATAAAAGAGTGGACGGATTCTCTCGACTATAATTATGAGAAAGAAGAAAATGAACAAAGATTTGAGAAAGACAAGGCAGGGTTCATTGAAGAAAATCTTGATAGAGAACGTTGGAGTAACCGTATAGATACTGAATTATTTGAACAGTTTGTTGAGTTTTATGATGCGAATTTAAGTGCGAAGTAA
- a CDS encoding HNH endonuclease, whose product MQKELDYYPTNAKNYTADEWILMLQEKDCFTPFLQEAIYVLVFEMDGKGSAKQISEITGRPYQVYNTSMAQTVKRLRKKGYTFETDLRNKSKKERYWSHFFNGYYEKELFIWEVKDSLQEAFMKYIGKFDRDDVLTYDNELANEYETIEGMKRHRTHYQIERNSKIINIAKKEFIKKHGELFCEACNFSFEKTYEIEFIEAHHILPLYMGKRRTRKIDLIMLCANCHRAVHNKKWNDKPIDEFLEYMKNKSIKY is encoded by the coding sequence ATGCAAAAAGAATTAGATTACTATCCAACAAATGCAAAAAACTATACTGCCGATGAGTGGATTCTGATGTTACAGGAGAAAGACTGTTTTACACCTTTCTTACAGGAAGCAATCTATGTTTTAGTGTTCGAAATGGATGGTAAAGGATCAGCCAAACAAATATCGGAAATTACTGGACGCCCATATCAAGTATATAATACATCTATGGCTCAAACAGTTAAACGGCTAAGAAAAAAAGGCTATACTTTTGAAACTGATTTAAGGAATAAAAGTAAAAAAGAAAGGTACTGGAGTCATTTTTTTAATGGGTATTATGAGAAGGAATTATTTATTTGGGAAGTGAAAGATTCTTTACAAGAAGCATTTATGAAATATATTGGAAAGTTTGATAGAGACGATGTCCTCACTTATGATAATGAATTAGCGAATGAATATGAAACTATAGAAGGAATGAAACGCCATCGTACTCATTATCAAATTGAACGTAATTCAAAAATCATAAATATTGCAAAGAAAGAATTTATTAAAAAGCATGGGGAACTTTTTTGTGAAGCTTGTAACTTTTCATTCGAAAAAACATATGAAATTGAATTTATTGAAGCACATCATATTTTACCACTATATATGGGAAAAAGGAGAACTAGAAAGATAGACTTAATTATGCTGTGTGCAAATTGTCATCGTGCAGTACATAATAAGAAGTGGAATGATAAGCCGATAGATGAATTTTTGGAATATATGAAAAATAAATCGATTAAATATTAA
- a CDS encoding helix-turn-helix domain-containing protein: MKQSEILGIVEGKYVELKRAKNKIPDSFWETYSAFANTDGGIVIFGVDEKTKQVVGIDQPEKMRDDLFNMVNNPQKVSINLINDNDVKIIDSDNGVQIMMIKISEAPYQSKPVYLKGNPQLAFERLGEGDRRLTPDKYKELVVGSQPETDNELLSNYDLSDLSVDDLEVYRTALYEQTKNERYRSMDFKDLLIEIGAFRKDRQGDGQYHLTVGGLLFFGKYTAITDRFPGFQLDYFEKESSLDVDWKDRISSGDAGYPQLNVYSFYRMVMAKLSTTLKDEFILDEDTKSRLPFRTVLQHEKNFKDC, translated from the coding sequence GTGAAACAATCTGAAATACTAGGAATTGTTGAAGGGAAATATGTAGAGTTAAAAAGAGCTAAAAACAAAATTCCCGATTCTTTTTGGGAAACATACTCCGCATTTGCAAATACAGATGGTGGTATTGTTATTTTTGGTGTGGATGAAAAAACAAAGCAAGTTGTAGGTATAGATCAACCAGAAAAAATGAGAGATGATTTATTTAATATGGTGAATAATCCCCAAAAAGTAAGCATCAATCTCATCAACGATAATGATGTGAAAATTATAGATAGTGATAATGGTGTTCAAATTATGATGATAAAAATATCGGAAGCACCTTATCAATCGAAGCCAGTTTATTTAAAGGGAAATCCTCAATTAGCTTTTGAACGACTTGGAGAAGGTGATAGACGATTAACTCCGGATAAATATAAAGAGTTAGTTGTGGGATCTCAACCTGAGACAGATAATGAGCTATTAAGCAATTATGATTTGTCGGATTTATCCGTTGATGATTTAGAAGTTTATCGAACGGCCTTATATGAGCAAACAAAAAATGAACGATATAGAAGTATGGATTTCAAAGATTTATTAATCGAAATCGGAGCGTTTAGAAAGGATAGACAAGGTGACGGTCAGTATCACTTAACAGTGGGAGGGTTGTTGTTTTTTGGGAAGTACACAGCAATTACAGATAGGTTCCCAGGGTTTCAGTTAGATTATTTTGAAAAAGAATCCTCATTGGACGTTGATTGGAAAGACCGGATTTCATCAGGAGATGCAGGGTATCCCCAATTAAATGTGTATAGTTTTTATCGAATGGTAATGGCTAAATTGAGTACCACATTAAAAGATGAATTTATTTTGGATGAAGATACAAAATCTAGACTTCCATTTAGAACAGTCCTACAGCATGAAAAGAATTTTAAGGATTGTTGA
- a CDS encoding TetR/AcrR family transcriptional regulator: MSRDKIKEVAIQHFNHYGYAGTSLSKIAAEVGIRKQSLAYHFPNKCELFQNVYKEVVEKEINFVRNYFQENKDKQLDEQLYNFLSLHKERFLSDHNATLMLTTTLQTPEGIPKDILEAPYRFIRILTETLKSCFQKESFRLSAEDCALAFVTLIDGLNIQLVYEDKERYERLQKITWDIFWSGIQK, translated from the coding sequence TTGAGTAGAGATAAAATTAAAGAAGTCGCAATTCAACATTTTAATCATTATGGCTACGCAGGGACAAGTCTTTCTAAAATTGCAGCAGAAGTCGGTATTCGTAAACAGTCACTAGCATATCATTTTCCAAATAAATGTGAGCTATTTCAAAATGTATATAAAGAGGTAGTGGAGAAAGAAATTAATTTTGTCCGAAATTATTTTCAGGAAAATAAAGATAAACAACTAGATGAGCAGCTATATAATTTTTTGTCTCTACACAAAGAACGATTTCTATCAGATCATAATGCAACACTTATGTTAACGACAACGCTTCAGACACCTGAAGGTATACCAAAAGATATCTTAGAAGCGCCCTATAGATTTATCAGAATATTAACTGAAACACTAAAAAGTTGTTTCCAAAAAGAATCATTCCGACTAAGTGCAGAAGACTGCGCACTCGCTTTTGTTACGTTAATCGATGGTCTAAATATCCAGCTAGTTTATGAAGACAAAGAGAGATATGAACGACTACAAAAGATAACATGGGATATATTTTGGTCAGGGATTCAAAAATAA
- a CDS encoding dihydropteridine reductase, which yields MQIYWTKINKIKDENSEVKTYFLDCPEDFTWEEGAHTHFALKGFQDENVGKKMVRHMSISTTNDESVIGITTRIRDLPSEFKKALKEHSVGDDVALFKTHSNVPLKRENKNIYLLSSGVGLATFRPLVLEYLKRADDVNQIHSLNIDSSKEFLFSDVFESSTEKKFTSEFVDNRQSYYERVKELAEDKGGLFYVVGSDEFIVQNIELLREQGILKEQILLDKHALQLPKYFTA from the coding sequence ATGCAAATATATTGGACTAAAATAAATAAGATTAAAGATGAGAATTCAGAAGTCAAAACATACTTCTTAGACTGTCCTGAGGACTTCACTTGGGAAGAGGGCGCACATACGCATTTTGCACTGAAAGGTTTCCAAGATGAAAATGTTGGCAAGAAAATGGTACGCCATATGTCTATCTCAACAACGAATGATGAAAGTGTAATAGGAATTACAACACGTATCAGAGATTTGCCTTCTGAATTTAAAAAAGCATTAAAGGAACATTCAGTTGGAGATGATGTTGCATTATTTAAAACTCATTCCAACGTGCCGCTAAAAAGAGAAAACAAGAATATTTACTTACTATCATCAGGTGTTGGTTTAGCAACATTTAGACCACTTGTTCTTGAATATTTAAAACGTGCGGATGACGTAAATCAAATTCATTCACTAAATATTGATTCATCAAAAGAATTTTTATTCTCTGATGTATTCGAGAGTTCGACAGAGAAGAAATTTACTTCTGAGTTTGTGGATAACCGTCAAAGTTATTATGAGAGAGTAAAAGAACTTGCTGAAGACAAAGGCGGTCTATTTTATGTTGTAGGTAGCGACGAGTTCATTGTACAAAACATAGAATTATTACGCGAACAAGGTATTCTAAAAGAGCAGATTTTACTTGATAAGCATGCACTACAATTACCTAAATATTTTACTGCTTAA
- a CDS encoding DMT family transporter: protein MKKYWFTLFLASFFEVLWVIGLAHSYNFLTWTLTVILIILSNTLMIKVAQVLPTTTVYTMFVGLGAGGTVVAEILFFGEPFNWMKIFLILILLTSVIGLMIVTDYEKQQSEARYES from the coding sequence ATGAAAAAATATTGGTTCACTTTATTTTTAGCATCTTTTTTTGAAGTTTTATGGGTGATTGGACTTGCTCATTCGTATAACTTTTTAACATGGACACTTACTGTCATTTTAATCATATTAAGTAACACTTTAATGATCAAAGTTGCACAGGTACTACCTACTACTACCGTATATACTATGTTTGTTGGATTAGGAGCTGGTGGTACTGTAGTTGCAGAAATATTATTCTTTGGAGAACCTTTCAATTGGATGAAGATTTTTTTAATTTTAATACTTCTAACTAGCGTGATTGGGTTAATGATTGTCACAGATTATGAAAAACAGCAAAGTGAAGCGAGGTATGAGAGCTGA
- a CDS encoding DMT family transporter, whose protein sequence is MAWISLVISGMFETFAVSMINRLTIKKDWQTVIYIIIGIGMSLLFLHYSLIYITMGTAYAIWTGISVVCSSLIGMFYFGESKSIYRILFIALILRSAIGLKLIS, encoded by the coding sequence ATGGCATGGATAAGCTTAGTTATTTCAGGCATGTTTGAAACATTTGCGGTTTCAATGATCAACCGCTTAACTATAAAAAAGGATTGGCAGACTGTCATTTACATTATCATTGGTATAGGTATGTCACTATTGTTCCTTCACTATTCGTTGATTTATATTACTATGGGAACAGCTTACGCAATATGGACAGGAATAAGCGTTGTATGTAGTTCACTTATTGGTATGTTTTACTTTGGAGAATCAAAAAGTATTTATAGAATATTATTTATTGCACTGATTCTTAGAAGTGCAATTGGCTTAAAACTCATTTCATAA
- a CDS encoding universal stress protein yields the protein MYKRLLLAVDGSENSLRATDEAVKIASLISDCRIEIIYVADYSKSKNEILHSQGKEELEYTRRKKLSPIEEKVKSKNIEYKIEILHGYPGPTIIEYANKEKVDMVVIGSRGLNSLQEMVLGSVSHKVMKRVNCPALIVK from the coding sequence ATGTATAAAAGGTTATTACTAGCTGTTGATGGATCAGAAAACTCATTACGAGCAACTGATGAAGCGGTGAAAATCGCTTCGTTAATTTCCGATTGTAGAATTGAAATTATTTATGTTGCTGATTATTCAAAATCTAAAAATGAAATTCTTCATTCACAGGGAAAAGAAGAACTTGAATATACTCGTCGCAAAAAACTTTCCCCAATAGAAGAAAAAGTGAAGTCGAAAAATATAGAATATAAAATTGAAATACTACATGGATATCCTGGTCCTACTATTATCGAATATGCAAATAAGGAAAAGGTTGACATGGTTGTTATAGGTAGTCGGGGACTCAATTCATTGCAAGAAATGGTATTAGGTAGCGTAAGTCATAAAGTAATGAAAAGAGTAAATTGCCCAGCTCTAATAGTCAAATAA